A window of the Streptomyces sp. Ag109_O5-10 genome harbors these coding sequences:
- a CDS encoding 1,4-dihydroxy-6-naphthoate synthase, protein MTSEPLQIAYSPCPNDTFVFDALAHGRIPGAPALDVTFADIDITNGMAERGESDALKVSYAVLPYVLDTYTLLPCGGALGRGCGPLVLTREAGADLTGRTVAVPSEKSTAYLLFRLWAADTLPGGVGEIVVMPFHEIMPAVRDGKVDAGLVIHEARFTYQNYGLHKLADMGEHWENTTGLPIPLGAIIAKRSLGAEALTRLADSIRTSVHAAWDDPEASRPYVMAHAQEMDPAVADQHIGLYVNEFTSELGEDGYAAVRGLLTRAAAEGLVPPLGPHALDFP, encoded by the coding sequence ATGACCAGTGAGCCCCTGCAGATCGCGTACTCGCCCTGCCCGAACGACACCTTCGTCTTCGACGCCCTCGCCCACGGCCGGATCCCGGGCGCGCCCGCGCTCGACGTGACCTTCGCGGACATCGACATCACCAACGGCATGGCCGAGCGCGGCGAGTCGGACGCGCTGAAGGTGTCGTACGCCGTACTGCCGTACGTCCTCGACACGTACACCCTGCTGCCCTGCGGGGGCGCGCTGGGGCGGGGCTGCGGGCCGCTGGTGCTGACCCGGGAGGCCGGGGCGGACCTCACCGGCCGCACGGTCGCCGTGCCGAGCGAGAAGTCGACGGCGTACCTGCTGTTCCGGCTCTGGGCCGCGGACACGCTCCCCGGCGGTGTCGGCGAGATCGTGGTCATGCCCTTCCACGAGATCATGCCGGCCGTGCGGGACGGAAAGGTCGACGCGGGGCTCGTGATCCACGAGGCACGCTTCACCTACCAGAACTACGGCCTGCACAAGCTCGCGGACATGGGCGAGCACTGGGAGAACACGACGGGCCTGCCGATCCCGCTGGGCGCGATCATCGCCAAGCGCTCGCTGGGTGCCGAGGCGCTCACCCGCCTCGCCGACTCGATCCGTACGTCCGTTCACGCGGCCTGGGACGACCCCGAGGCCTCCCGGCCCTATGTCATGGCACACGCCCAGGAGATGGACCCGGCCGTCGCCGACCAGCACATCGGGCTCTACGTCAACGAGTTCACCTCGGAACTCGGCGAGGACGGTTACGCGGCGGTGCGCGGACTGCTCACCCGCGCGGCGGCCGAGGGACTCGTCCCGCCCCTCGGCCCGCACGCACTCGATTTCCCCTGA
- a CDS encoding HAD family hydrolase: MTPRPLTVGFDLDMTLIDSRPGIHATYVALAERTGTFIDADLAVTRLGPPLAEELVHWFPAERIAEVGDLYRAMYPETAIVATPAMPGAREAIAAVREAGGKSVVVTAKYEPNAKLHLSHLGIVPDAVVGGLWAEQKAVALREHAAGAYVGDHVGDVRGARKAGALSVAVATGPCDAEELRAAGADVVLADLTELPAWLARYREDGYREDGYREDASRA; encoded by the coding sequence ATGACTCCTCGCCCCCTCACCGTCGGCTTCGATCTCGACATGACGCTCATCGACTCCCGGCCCGGCATCCACGCCACCTACGTGGCGCTCGCCGAGCGGACCGGGACGTTCATCGATGCCGATCTGGCGGTGACCCGGCTGGGGCCGCCGCTCGCGGAGGAGCTGGTGCACTGGTTCCCGGCCGAGCGCATCGCGGAGGTGGGTGACCTGTACCGGGCGATGTATCCGGAGACCGCCATCGTGGCGACGCCCGCCATGCCGGGTGCGCGGGAGGCGATCGCGGCGGTGCGGGAGGCCGGCGGCAAGAGCGTGGTGGTCACCGCGAAGTACGAGCCCAACGCGAAGCTGCACCTCAGCCACCTCGGCATAGTCCCCGACGCGGTCGTCGGCGGCCTGTGGGCCGAGCAGAAGGCGGTGGCGCTGCGCGAGCACGCCGCGGGCGCGTACGTCGGCGACCACGTCGGAGACGTACGCGGGGCACGCAAGGCGGGAGCCCTGTCGGTGGCGGTGGCCACCGGGCCCTGTGACGCCGAGGAGCTGCGCGCGGCCGGCGCCGACGTGGTGCTCGCCGACCTCACCGAGCTGCCCGCGTGGCTGGCCCGCTACCGCGAGGACGGCTACCGCGAGGACGGTTACCGGGAGGACGCCTCCCGCGCCTGA
- a CDS encoding cold-shock protein — translation MPTGKVKWFNSEKGFGFLSRDDGGDVFVHSSVLPDGVDALKPGQRVEFGVVAGQRGDQALSVVLLDPTPSVAAAQRKKPDELASIVQDLTTLLENITPMLERGRYPDKAAGAKIAGLLRAVADQLDV, via the coding sequence GTGCCTACCGGCAAGGTCAAGTGGTTCAACAGTGAGAAGGGCTTCGGCTTTCTCTCCCGCGACGACGGCGGTGACGTCTTCGTCCATTCCTCGGTTCTCCCCGACGGCGTCGATGCTCTCAAGCCGGGCCAGCGCGTGGAGTTCGGTGTCGTCGCCGGTCAGCGCGGTGACCAGGCGTTGTCCGTGGTCCTGCTCGACCCCACCCCGTCGGTCGCCGCCGCCCAGCGGAAGAAGCCGGACGAGCTGGCCTCGATCGTGCAGGACCTGACGACCCTGCTCGAAAACATCACGCCGATGCTGGAGCGCGGCCGTTACCCGGACAAGGCCGCCGGCGCGAAGATCGCCGGGCTGCTGCGCGCGGTCGCGGACCAGCTTGACGTGTAG